The Mustela nigripes isolate SB6536 chromosome 4, MUSNIG.SB6536, whole genome shotgun sequence genome includes a window with the following:
- the TMEM229A gene encoding transmembrane protein 229A codes for MAGSDADREGRARRSSAPRRPGEPCGPGGETAASGPELLSTAEARADGAALPAWMRLYFYGMHGITLDVLLSSARRFASSPDLRMLGFSSPYRCLLHSLTHFALEKVYLQQRRCPSAFVFNFLLYPSAHVALQTLAGQAPLLGLCSGPGGAAVPGTLDLALQYVLALYHCHVFLNRFLRLRYWRPPGQQQQQRWPGAPPVPRGAGTPVVAGGPRHLPRGRRGVGGAPSHGLPGLLRFLFFGMHGFLDEIFFTFFFNLLGQGDGVTSGHTSLWSFFMYGSCSFVVEKLYFHLHWSRGWSTWKRIPIYVIFIYVWELSWGLGLRTCGACSWDYSHYPLNFMGLITLMYLPGWIFLSVYQDLLFNVLWRVQYIPTN; via the coding sequence ATGGCGGGCAGCGATGCGGACCGCGAGGGTCGCGCGCGGAGGAGCAGCGCGCCCCGGCGTCCCGGGGAGCCCTGTGGGCCGGGAGGCGAGACTGCGGCCAGCGGCCCAGAGCTGCTGTCCACTGCTGAAGCGCGGGCCGACGGCGCTGCGCTGCCCGCCTGGATGCGCCTCTACTTCTACGGGATGCACGGGATCACCCTGGACGTGCTCCTGTCCTCGGCTCGGCGCTTCGCTAGCAGCCCGGACCTCCGGATGCTGGGCTTCTCCTCGCCCTATCGCTGCCTGCTGCACTCGCTCACCCACTTCGCCCTGGAGAAGGTCTACCTGCAGCAGCGGCGCTGCCCCAGCGCCTTCGTCTTCAATTTTCTCCTCTACCCCTCAGCGCACGTGGCACTGCAGACCCTGGCGGGCCAGGCGCCGCTGCTCGGCCTGTGCAGCGGGCCGGGGGGCGCGGCAGTGCCGGGGACACTGGACCTAGCGCTGCAATACGTGCTGGCGCTCTACCACTGCCATGTGTTTCTGAACCGCTTCCTGCGCTTGCGGTACTGGCGGCCGccagggcagcagcagcagcagcgttGGCCAGGCGCGCCCCCCGTCCCTCGGGGCGCCGGGACCCCTGTGGTTGCAGGTGGCCCGCGCCACCTACCCCGAGGCCGCAGGGGCGTCGGAGGAGCCCCCAGTCACGGGCTGCCGGGCCTGCTCCGCTTTCTTTTCTTCGGAATGCACGGCTTTTTGGATGAGatcttcttcactttcttctttaatttactggggcagggagatggggtaacCAGCGGCCACACGTCACTCTGGTCCTTCTTTATGTACGGCAGCTGCAGTTTCGTGGTGGAAAAGCTCTACTTCCATCTCCACTGGAGTCGTGGCTGGAGCACTTGGAAGCGGATACCCATCTACGTGATCTTCATCTATGTTTGGGAGTTGTCCTGGGGTCTGGGACTCCGCACGTGCGGCGCTTGTTCCTGGGACTATTCTCACTATCCGCTCAATTTCATGGGCCTCATCACCCTGATGTATTTACCTGGTTGGATATTCCTTAGTGTGTACCAGGACCTACTTTTCAACGTGTTGTGGCGGGTGCAGTACATACCAACtaactaa